A genomic stretch from Streptomyces venezuelae ATCC 10712 includes:
- a CDS encoding DUF5998 family protein, whose protein sequence is MAKTGTTTQGLRAAIERSGYYPALVAEAVESAVGGEAVASYVVHQETTFDANEVRRHVTVLVLTPHRFIVSHTDEQAADTSSPTPYATTSTESVKLDRISSVVVSRVVANPESYTPGTLPREVVLTIGWGAVSRIDLEPAACGDPNCDADHGYTGNATADDLSLRVSDAGDGPDTVRQTLAFAQALSEAIAATAAPTR, encoded by the coding sequence ATGGCGAAGACCGGTACGACGACCCAGGGGCTGCGCGCGGCGATCGAGCGCAGCGGCTACTACCCGGCCCTCGTGGCCGAGGCGGTGGAGTCCGCCGTCGGCGGCGAGGCCGTCGCGTCGTACGTGGTGCACCAGGAGACCACCTTCGACGCCAATGAGGTCCGGCGTCACGTCACCGTCCTCGTCCTGACGCCGCACCGTTTCATCGTCAGCCACACCGACGAGCAGGCCGCCGACACCAGCTCCCCGACGCCGTACGCCACGACGTCCACCGAGTCCGTGAAGCTCGACCGGATCTCGTCGGTCGTCGTCAGCCGTGTCGTCGCCAACCCGGAGTCGTACACCCCGGGCACGCTGCCCCGCGAGGTGGTCCTCACCATCGGCTGGGGTGCCGTCTCCCGGATCGACCTGGAGCCCGCCGCCTGCGGCGACCCCAACTGTGACGCCGACCACGGCTACACGGGCAACGCCACCGCCGACGACCTGAGCCTGCGCGTGAGCGACGCCGGGGACGGGCCGGACACCGTGCGGCAGACCCTCGCCTTCGCCCAGGCCCTCTCCGAAGCGATCGCGGCCACCGCCGCGCCCACCCGCTGA
- a CDS encoding alkaline phosphatase family protein has product MVQPTAVTHGWPDDPVPLALDTAPVPEYASGSLGDVLPTLVAGQGVPGCDARIAELAPADRNCLFLIDGLGWEQIKAHPDEAPYLTSLLGSSRGGSGRPITAGFPATTATSLASVGTGRYPGTHGLPGYTVRNPDTGELMNQLRWKPWTSPRAWQPYPTVFQLAHEAGIHTAQVSSPIFEQTPLTKVALSGGTFHGRLSGEERMDFAAEQLAAGDRSLVYTYYSELDGAGHRFGIDSDAWRGQLMFVDRLVQRLAEQLPPRSALYVTADHGMVDIPFDEEHRIDFDEDWELRAGVALLGGEGRARHIYAVPGAEADVLTCWREVVGEQFWVASRDEAISLGWFGAEVDERVYGRIGDVVAAAHDDVAITASVNEPHESAMVGMHGSMTPAEQLVPLLEVRT; this is encoded by the coding sequence ATGGTGCAGCCGACCGCCGTGACCCACGGCTGGCCCGACGATCCGGTCCCGCTCGCCCTGGACACCGCGCCGGTGCCCGAGTACGCCTCCGGTTCCCTCGGCGACGTGCTGCCCACCCTGGTCGCCGGCCAGGGCGTGCCCGGGTGCGACGCCCGGATCGCCGAACTGGCCCCGGCGGACCGGAACTGCCTCTTCCTGATCGACGGGCTCGGCTGGGAGCAGATCAAGGCCCACCCGGACGAGGCCCCCTATCTGACCTCGCTCCTCGGTTCCTCCCGGGGCGGCTCGGGGCGTCCGATCACCGCCGGCTTCCCGGCCACCACGGCGACCTCGCTGGCCTCCGTGGGCACCGGCCGCTATCCCGGCACCCACGGACTGCCCGGCTACACGGTGCGCAATCCCGACACCGGCGAGCTGATGAACCAGCTCCGCTGGAAGCCGTGGACGTCGCCGCGGGCGTGGCAGCCGTACCCCACCGTCTTCCAGCTCGCGCACGAGGCCGGGATCCACACCGCCCAGGTGTCCTCCCCGATCTTCGAGCAGACCCCGCTCACCAAGGTCGCGCTCAGCGGCGGAACGTTTCACGGGCGGCTCTCCGGCGAGGAGCGGATGGACTTCGCCGCCGAGCAGCTCGCCGCCGGTGACCGCTCGCTCGTCTACACGTACTACAGCGAACTCGACGGCGCCGGACACCGCTTCGGCATCGACTCCGACGCCTGGCGCGGCCAGCTGATGTTCGTCGACCGGCTCGTGCAGCGGCTCGCCGAGCAGCTGCCACCGCGCTCGGCGCTGTACGTCACGGCCGACCACGGCATGGTCGACATCCCGTTCGACGAGGAGCACCGCATCGACTTCGACGAGGACTGGGAGCTGCGCGCGGGCGTCGCCCTCCTCGGCGGAGAGGGCCGGGCCCGCCACATCTACGCCGTGCCCGGCGCCGAGGCGGACGTCCTCACCTGCTGGCGCGAGGTGGTCGGCGAGCAGTTCTGGGTGGCGAGCCGGGACGAGGCGATCTCGCTCGGCTGGTTCGGCGCGGAGGTCGACGAGCGTGTGTACGGCCGGATCGGCGACGTCGTCGCCGCGGCCCACGACGACGTGGCGATCACCGCCTCCGTGAACGAGCCCCACGAGTCCGCCATGGTCGGCATGCACGGGTCCATGACCCCCGCGGAGCAGCTCGTCCCGCTGCTCGAAGTCCGCACCTGA
- a CDS encoding thymidine kinase — MPELVFFSGTMDCGKSTLALQIAHNRDARGLQGVIFTRDDRAGEGKLSSRLGLVTEAVEAPQGMDLYAYLVGQLSQGGKADYVIVDEAQFLAPEQIDQLARVVDDLGLDVFAFGITTDFRTKLFPGSQRLIELADRIEQLQVEALCWCGARATHNARTVGGAMVVEGEQVVVGDVNRPAAEIGYEVLCRRHHRRRMTSASALAGALSPDVLPVN, encoded by the coding sequence ATGCCCGAGCTGGTCTTCTTCTCCGGAACCATGGACTGCGGGAAGAGCACCCTGGCGCTCCAGATCGCTCACAACCGCGACGCGCGAGGGCTCCAGGGCGTGATCTTCACCCGTGACGACCGCGCGGGCGAGGGCAAGCTGTCCTCCCGGCTCGGCCTCGTGACGGAGGCGGTCGAGGCGCCCCAGGGCATGGACCTGTACGCGTACCTCGTCGGCCAGCTCTCCCAGGGCGGCAAGGCCGACTACGTCATCGTGGACGAGGCGCAGTTCCTCGCCCCGGAGCAGATCGACCAGCTCGCCCGGGTCGTCGACGACCTCGGCCTGGACGTCTTCGCCTTCGGCATCACCACCGACTTCCGGACCAAGCTCTTCCCCGGCTCGCAGCGGCTGATCGAGCTGGCGGACCGCATAGAGCAGCTCCAGGTCGAGGCGCTGTGCTGGTGCGGCGCCCGGGCCACGCACAACGCCCGTACGGTGGGCGGCGCGATGGTCGTCGAGGGCGAGCAGGTCGTCGTCGGCGATGTGAACCGCCCGGCCGCGGAGATCGGCTACGAGGTGCTCTGCCGCCGCCACCACCGCCGCCGGATGACCTCGGCCTCCGCCCTCGCGGGCGCCCTCTCCCCGGACGTCCTGCCGGTCAACTGA
- a CDS encoding TetR/AcrR family transcriptional regulator encodes MSTARERILEATEELLATKDALAISTRAICDRAKVGMPEIYRQFGDKQGLLTAVADIGFERFLAAKRRNPLTDDPVADLRTAWDSHVAFALRNPHLYRLMFTPTGDAKPGAITEAQAILLQAVERCRDAGRLRMTPELAGQSILSANVGVCMMALSFPDLFGSADISAAVRDAVIGKVTGDEREDTRIGTATVLAQALVGTLTGTSPVSAADLDRLTRAMRPPAANPEP; translated from the coding sequence ATGTCGACGGCACGCGAGCGCATCCTGGAAGCCACCGAGGAACTCCTCGCCACGAAGGACGCCCTGGCGATCTCGACCCGCGCCATCTGCGACCGCGCGAAGGTCGGCATGCCCGAGATCTACCGGCAGTTCGGCGACAAGCAGGGCCTGCTCACGGCCGTCGCCGACATCGGGTTCGAGCGCTTCCTCGCCGCCAAGCGGCGCAATCCCCTCACCGACGACCCGGTGGCGGACCTGCGGACGGCCTGGGACAGCCACGTGGCCTTCGCGCTCCGCAACCCGCACCTCTACCGGCTGATGTTCACGCCCACCGGCGACGCCAAGCCGGGAGCCATCACGGAGGCGCAGGCCATCCTCCTGCAGGCCGTCGAGCGCTGCCGGGACGCCGGGCGGCTCCGGATGACCCCGGAACTGGCCGGACAGTCGATCCTCTCCGCCAACGTGGGCGTGTGCATGATGGCGCTGTCGTTCCCGGACCTGTTCGGGAGCGCGGACATCTCCGCGGCGGTACGGGACGCGGTGATCGGAAAGGTCACCGGCGACGAGCGGGAGGACACCCGGATCGGCACGGCGACCGTCCTCGCGCAGGCCCTGGTCGGCACCCTCACCGGGACGTCACCGGTGAGCGCGGCGGACCTGGACCGACTCACACGGGCAATGCGCCCGCCGGCCGCGAACCCGGAGCCGTAG
- a CDS encoding MBL fold metallo-hydrolase, with product MNRPTFRRTASGVVAATLSAALLAACGGQDEDAADGAKATAPAFTVTHIGGPTTILEIGGLRLLLDPTFDAPRKYKSGLEKLRPPALGVDGIGRIDAVLLSHDQHDDNLDEAGRALLKDVPVVLSTPGARKRLGDHVTGMKAWDAQELKSASGAVEVTAVPALHGPDGVDRGADGEVTGFVLSGKGVPTTYISGDNASVKVAEEVGDRIRKEIGPIDTAVLFAGAARTPAILANAPLTLTSRNAALVAKALDPRKVVPVHTDSWNIYSEDLASLVKAFKAEGVDAKLVDLAPDGAPKSLS from the coding sequence ATGAACCGTCCGACCTTCCGTCGAACCGCCTCCGGCGTCGTCGCGGCCACCCTGAGCGCGGCCCTCCTCGCCGCCTGCGGCGGCCAGGACGAGGACGCCGCCGACGGCGCGAAGGCGACCGCCCCCGCCTTCACCGTCACCCACATCGGCGGGCCGACCACGATCCTGGAGATCGGCGGCCTGCGTCTCCTGCTCGATCCGACCTTCGACGCCCCGAGGAAGTACAAGAGCGGCCTGGAGAAGCTCAGGCCGCCGGCCCTCGGCGTCGACGGCATCGGCAGGATCGACGCCGTCCTGCTCTCGCACGACCAGCACGACGACAACCTCGACGAGGCCGGCCGGGCCCTGCTCAAGGACGTGCCCGTCGTACTCTCCACGCCCGGCGCGCGGAAGCGGCTCGGTGACCACGTCACCGGCATGAAGGCGTGGGACGCGCAGGAGCTGAAGAGCGCGTCCGGCGCGGTCGAGGTCACCGCCGTGCCCGCCCTGCACGGCCCCGACGGGGTGGACCGCGGCGCGGACGGCGAGGTCACCGGCTTCGTGCTCAGCGGCAAGGGAGTCCCCACCACCTACATCTCCGGAGACAACGCCTCCGTGAAGGTCGCCGAGGAGGTCGGCGACCGGATCAGGAAGGAGATCGGCCCCATCGACACCGCCGTTCTCTTCGCCGGAGCCGCCCGCACCCCCGCGATCCTCGCCAACGCGCCCCTGACCCTGACGTCACGGAACGCGGCCCTCGTGGCGAAGGCCCTCGACCCCCGCAAGGTCGTCCCGGTGCACACCGACAGCTGGAACATCTACTCCGAGGACCTGGCGTCCCTCGTCAAGGCGTTCAAGGCCGAGGGCGTCGACGCCAAGCTCGTCGACCTCGCGCCGGACGGCGCCCCGAAGAGCCTCTCCTGA
- a CDS encoding isochorismatase family protein: MTASTTLRDVIGLPQDLPRLGDSTLIMIDFQNTYRTGVMRLDEAETALTAGARLLAAARAAGAPVVHVVNDGGEGTPYDIRAEIGAISDEVAPVEGEKIVVKQFPDAFHATDLEETLKDLGVTGDLVIAGFMTHMCVLFTAQGAFNRGYRPTVVAEATATRPLEAPDGTVLSAAALQAASLTTVADLFGTVARTVDDLVAPRA, encoded by the coding sequence ATGACCGCGTCCACCACCCTCCGCGATGTGATCGGCCTTCCCCAGGACCTGCCCCGCCTGGGCGACTCCACCCTGATCATGATCGACTTCCAGAACACCTACCGCACCGGCGTCATGCGGCTCGACGAGGCCGAGACGGCCCTGACCGCCGGAGCGCGGCTGCTCGCCGCCGCGCGCGCCGCGGGTGCGCCCGTCGTCCACGTCGTCAACGACGGCGGCGAGGGGACCCCGTACGACATCCGGGCCGAGATCGGCGCGATCAGCGACGAGGTGGCCCCGGTCGAGGGCGAGAAGATCGTCGTCAAGCAGTTCCCCGACGCGTTCCACGCGACGGACCTCGAAGAGACCCTCAAGGACCTCGGCGTCACCGGTGACCTGGTCATCGCCGGGTTCATGACGCACATGTGCGTCCTCTTCACCGCGCAGGGCGCCTTCAACCGCGGCTACCGCCCCACCGTCGTCGCCGAGGCCACCGCGACCCGCCCCCTGGAGGCGCCGGACGGCACCGTCCTCTCCGCGGCGGCGCTCCAGGCCGCGAGCCTGACGACGGTCGCCGACCTGTTCGGCACGGTGGCCCGTACGGTCGACGACCTCGTGGCTCCGAGGGCCTGA
- a CDS encoding YfhO family protein produces the protein MPPAAETVLDEVDGKEGTGGTAQDPRARARGPRSPLVAGPLSAAVLTAVLLCLATRLSRSYPFGPVTRNVVDLGQQYLPFHSYWRAFLRGETQGDAFLNWNSGFGSNFLGDIGTYLSSPFDLLVVFFPADRVELALYVVTAAKITAAGAAMALLLLRMRPGPWPVAALLGTAYALSGWTFNLGASVPMWLDGLVAFPLLCLVGEWARTGRRPVLGPLVVALAWIANFYTAYMATVGAAVVLLVRLLTTEETATARQRLTAALRAARGVLIGIGLAAPLVVVVFLGTKGADPTPVVPFAPAAWQEVVARFLPATASLASPALFIGTPALALTLTLPFNRAVAPRVRAGWTAAVVLVTLSLQWEPTHLLWHAGASPNGGPYRQTFVLCGLLIVGGWFSAARGVPRPAALLGGGALLGALALAARGSVDIDPWTYPAFGIAAALVLAAVLVALLGERRNTARVLPVLAVALLLAAQAGEAAVTGKRIEERQRAEVAWSPRIGPWHTAVAEEAARADAWPRHRTDPGEVPGGNDVLVVGGQGPDYYSSLTSEITSRTLASLGFGFYAKGRHPVTLDNPVTDALFSIGTRIRSTPTGPVRQDALPRATVSAATRPVPPLVTVRPAGRPATHPGDSAFARQERLLGADVYELPPVTRTGRTLTARCPAGSQVWFWGPEYRGGATLAGERPVHFEGKPPAVQAPMRTLGTVPGSGAVRIELTPEAERGLPRQPVGCLLQDRLDSAVRQLTATGATEVSTTGHTVTARLPQGSTGTAVLAAPRISGWRCAAGDAEPRPARAYQGLVAVPLDGRAASVTCSFRPPGLTLGGAVGAAALLALLATWALHRRGAAWPRRRAAR, from the coding sequence GTGCCGCCCGCTGCCGAGACCGTGCTCGACGAGGTCGACGGCAAGGAGGGGACGGGCGGCACCGCGCAGGACCCGCGCGCCCGGGCGCGCGGGCCGCGCTCCCCGCTCGTCGCCGGACCGCTCTCCGCCGCCGTGCTGACCGCCGTCCTGCTCTGCCTCGCCACCCGGCTCTCCCGCAGTTATCCCTTCGGGCCGGTGACCAGGAACGTCGTGGACCTGGGCCAGCAATACCTGCCGTTCCACTCCTACTGGCGCGCGTTCCTCCGCGGCGAGACCCAGGGCGACGCCTTCCTCAACTGGAACTCGGGCTTCGGCTCCAACTTCCTCGGTGACATCGGCACCTACCTGAGCAGCCCCTTCGACCTGCTCGTCGTGTTCTTCCCGGCGGACCGCGTCGAACTCGCCCTGTACGTCGTGACCGCCGCCAAGATCACCGCCGCCGGGGCGGCGATGGCGCTGCTGCTCCTGCGGATGCGTCCCGGCCCCTGGCCGGTCGCCGCCCTCCTCGGCACGGCGTACGCCCTCTCCGGCTGGACCTTCAACCTCGGCGCCTCCGTTCCGATGTGGCTCGACGGTCTGGTCGCCTTCCCGCTGCTCTGCCTGGTCGGCGAGTGGGCCCGCACCGGCCGCCGCCCCGTCCTCGGCCCGCTCGTCGTCGCCCTGGCCTGGATCGCCAACTTCTACACGGCGTACATGGCCACCGTCGGCGCCGCCGTCGTCCTGCTCGTACGGCTCCTCACCACCGAGGAGACGGCCACCGCACGGCAGCGGCTCACCGCGGCGCTGCGCGCCGCCCGGGGCGTGCTCATCGGCATCGGCCTCGCCGCGCCGCTCGTCGTGGTCGTCTTCCTCGGCACCAAGGGCGCCGACCCGACCCCCGTCGTCCCCTTCGCGCCCGCCGCCTGGCAGGAGGTCGTCGCCCGCTTCCTGCCGGCCACCGCGAGCCTGGCGAGCCCCGCCCTCTTCATCGGGACGCCCGCCCTCGCCCTCACCCTCACCCTGCCGTTCAACCGGGCCGTCGCCCCGCGCGTCCGGGCCGGCTGGACGGCCGCGGTCGTCCTGGTGACGCTCTCCCTCCAGTGGGAACCCACCCATCTGCTCTGGCACGCGGGCGCCTCGCCCAACGGCGGCCCGTACCGTCAGACCTTCGTCCTGTGCGGGCTGCTGATCGTCGGCGGCTGGTTCTCGGCGGCCCGGGGCGTGCCACGGCCCGCGGCGCTGCTCGGGGGAGGCGCGCTGCTCGGCGCCCTGGCCCTGGCGGCCCGGGGGAGCGTCGACATCGACCCGTGGACCTACCCGGCCTTCGGGATCGCCGCGGCCCTGGTGCTCGCCGCCGTCCTCGTCGCGCTGCTGGGCGAACGCCGGAACACCGCGCGCGTACTGCCCGTTCTGGCCGTGGCCCTGCTCCTCGCCGCGCAGGCCGGCGAGGCCGCCGTCACCGGCAAGCGGATCGAGGAACGGCAGCGTGCCGAGGTCGCCTGGTCCCCCCGGATCGGCCCCTGGCACACGGCCGTGGCAGAGGAGGCGGCCCGCGCGGACGCCTGGCCCCGCCACCGCACGGACCCGGGAGAGGTCCCCGGCGGGAACGACGTCCTGGTCGTCGGAGGGCAGGGCCCCGACTACTACAGCAGCCTCACCTCGGAGATCACCTCCCGCACCCTGGCCTCCCTGGGCTTCGGCTTCTACGCCAAGGGCCGGCACCCGGTCACCCTCGACAACCCCGTGACCGACGCCCTGTTCTCCATCGGCACCCGGATCCGCTCGACGCCCACCGGGCCCGTACGGCAGGACGCCCTGCCCCGCGCCACGGTGTCCGCCGCCACCCGCCCCGTACCGCCGCTGGTCACCGTCCGTCCGGCGGGGCGGCCCGCCACCCACCCGGGGGACTCCGCCTTCGCCCGGCAGGAGCGCCTGCTCGGCGCCGACGTGTACGAGCTGCCGCCCGTCACCCGGACCGGACGCACCCTCACCGCCCGCTGCCCGGCGGGCTCCCAGGTCTGGTTCTGGGGCCCCGAGTACCGCGGCGGAGCGACCCTCGCAGGGGAGCGGCCGGTGCACTTCGAGGGCAAGCCGCCGGCCGTCCAGGCCCCCATGCGGACGCTCGGGACCGTGCCCGGGTCCGGTGCGGTACGGATCGAGCTGACACCGGAGGCCGAGCGGGGACTGCCCCGCCAGCCGGTCGGCTGTCTGCTCCAGGACCGGCTGGACTCCGCCGTACGGCAGTTGACCGCCACCGGAGCCACCGAGGTGAGCACCACCGGACACACCGTCACGGCCCGACTGCCCCAGGGCAGCACGGGGACCGCCGTGCTCGCCGCGCCCCGGATCTCCGGCTGGCGCTGCGCCGCCGGTGACGCTGAACCCCGCCCCGCGCGCGCGTACCAGGGCCTCGTCGCCGTACCGCTCGACGGCCGGGCCGCGTCGGTCACGTGCTCCTTCCGGCCACCGGGCCTCACCCTTGGCGGCGCCGTGGGCGCGGCCGCGCTCCTGGCCCTCCTGGCGACCTGGGCCCTGCACAGGCGGGGCGCCGCGTGGCCGCGCCGGCGGGCGGCCCGGTGA
- a CDS encoding glycosyltransferase family 2 protein, whose translation MPKLSVVVPFHNVGAYAPDTLRSLANNADPEFEFLLIDDCSTDDTPEILDRWRDRLPNATVIRHETNRGVAQARNTGIDAARGDHLTFLDGDDWYAPGHLAAIVAGIERLGCDFARTDHVLSEGRKRNIRYAPAKRRDTVMDPRDGISPASMVTMVDYPFVPFGIYSARLFENGASRFDTALRTAEDRLWVWRLHLKARTFAALSQHGVFYRRGVTTSLTQITDNRQLDFIPSYDTLLDDVSRDEEADRFLPKAVRTYCAMIAFHMGKVDKYDPAVAKRLRADVRDALHRMPQQVLEETLATMDTPRSTLLRSLRDTVRTA comes from the coding sequence GTGCCGAAACTGTCCGTCGTCGTACCGTTCCACAATGTCGGGGCATACGCGCCCGACACCCTGCGCAGTCTCGCGAACAACGCGGATCCGGAATTCGAGTTCCTGCTGATCGACGACTGCTCGACGGACGACACCCCGGAAATCCTCGACCGCTGGCGCGACCGCCTGCCGAACGCCACCGTCATCCGGCACGAGACGAACCGCGGTGTCGCCCAGGCGCGCAACACCGGAATCGACGCGGCACGCGGGGACCACCTCACCTTCCTCGACGGCGACGACTGGTACGCCCCCGGTCACCTGGCCGCCATCGTGGCCGGAATCGAGCGACTGGGCTGCGATTTCGCCCGGACCGACCACGTCCTCTCGGAAGGCCGCAAGCGGAACATCCGATACGCCCCCGCGAAGCGCCGTGACACCGTGATGGACCCCCGCGACGGAATCTCACCGGCCAGCATGGTGACGATGGTCGACTATCCGTTCGTCCCCTTCGGCATTTACAGCGCCCGGCTCTTCGAGAACGGCGCATCGCGTTTCGACACCGCTCTGCGGACCGCCGAGGACCGCCTCTGGGTATGGCGGCTCCACCTCAAGGCCCGCACCTTCGCCGCGCTTTCCCAGCACGGCGTCTTCTACCGGCGCGGCGTCACCACCTCCCTCACCCAGATCACCGACAACCGGCAGCTGGACTTCATCCCCTCGTACGACACGCTGCTCGACGACGTGTCCCGGGACGAGGAGGCGGACCGCTTCCTCCCGAAGGCGGTCCGCACCTACTGCGCGATGATCGCCTTCCACATGGGCAAGGTCGACAAGTACGACCCCGCCGTCGCCAAGCGGCTCCGCGCCGACGTCCGCGACGCGCTGCACCGGATGCCGCAGCAGGTCCTCGAAGAGACCCTGGCCACCATGGACACCCCCCGCAGCACCCTCCTCCGGAGCCTGCGCGACACCGTAAGGACCGCCTGA
- a CDS encoding polysialyltransferase family glycosyltransferase: protein MAPAPDKAPALAPATDGRPVQIFQVSTLYGAATLAASLDAGQFGPRAQARRLLLISRNAEIPETALRMEGMTGYERIAARFDGVLDWNETIHPYHPAAWAPRPEEAPLWQRVLRTAWDLGSAPVELIVESIQVNPAKALAGTFPESALHVYADGLMSYGPTRNDLAQSIACRVRRVLHLDLVPGLRPLLLSEYGIEPELVPDDAFRTVLAEIAEDAADDPEITRAAAAGPTALLLGQYLAALGLLTAEEEEDLHVRMLRGAAAGGHRSVVFKPHPTAPPSYSRALQEEAERSGVRLTVLDGPLLAETFYERCAPRLVVGCFSTAMLTAAVYYGIPVARVGTAEVLERLTPYENSNRIPLTVVDHLIADLEGGEEPSVPGAAPDSLTPLVRAVGYCMRHKSHPGLRDETVRYLAGHYAEPGIAHHFDAERLGRLGLPGGVPTADRGTTSRLRRGLARSRRG, encoded by the coding sequence ATGGCCCCCGCCCCCGACAAGGCACCGGCGCTCGCCCCGGCCACCGACGGCCGCCCGGTCCAGATCTTCCAGGTGTCCACCCTGTACGGCGCCGCCACCCTCGCCGCCTCCCTGGACGCCGGACAGTTCGGCCCCCGCGCGCAGGCCCGCCGGCTCCTGCTGATCTCGCGCAACGCCGAGATCCCGGAGACCGCGCTCCGCATGGAGGGCATGACCGGCTACGAGCGGATCGCCGCCCGCTTCGACGGCGTCCTCGACTGGAACGAGACGATCCACCCGTACCACCCCGCCGCCTGGGCCCCGCGCCCCGAGGAGGCCCCGCTCTGGCAGCGCGTGCTGCGCACCGCGTGGGACCTCGGCAGCGCCCCGGTGGAGCTGATCGTCGAGTCCATCCAGGTCAACCCCGCCAAGGCACTGGCCGGCACGTTCCCCGAGAGCGCCCTCCACGTCTACGCGGACGGCCTCATGAGCTACGGCCCGACCCGCAACGACCTCGCCCAGTCGATCGCCTGCCGCGTCCGGCGGGTGCTCCACCTCGACCTGGTGCCGGGCCTGCGGCCCCTCCTCCTCAGCGAGTACGGCATCGAGCCCGAGCTGGTCCCCGACGACGCCTTCCGTACGGTCCTCGCCGAGATCGCCGAGGACGCGGCCGACGACCCGGAGATCACGCGCGCGGCCGCCGCCGGGCCCACGGCCCTGCTGCTCGGCCAGTACCTCGCCGCCCTCGGCCTCCTCACCGCCGAGGAGGAGGAGGACCTGCACGTGCGCATGCTCCGCGGAGCGGCGGCCGGCGGACACCGCTCGGTGGTCTTCAAACCGCACCCGACCGCGCCCCCCAGCTACTCCCGGGCCCTCCAGGAGGAGGCGGAGCGCAGCGGGGTCCGGCTGACCGTCCTCGACGGCCCGCTGCTCGCCGAGACCTTCTACGAGCGGTGCGCGCCCCGGCTCGTCGTCGGCTGCTTCTCCACGGCGATGCTCACCGCCGCGGTCTACTACGGCATCCCCGTCGCGCGCGTGGGCACGGCCGAGGTCCTCGAACGGCTCACCCCCTACGAGAACAGCAACCGGATTCCGCTCACCGTCGTCGACCACCTGATCGCCGACCTGGAAGGCGGCGAGGAGCCCTCGGTCCCCGGAGCGGCCCCCGACTCGCTCACACCGCTCGTCCGCGCCGTCGGCTACTGCATGCGGCACAAGAGCCACCCGGGCCTGCGGGACGAGACCGTCCGCTACCTGGCCGGGCACTACGCCGAGCCGGGCATCGCCCACCACTTCGACGCCGAACGGCTCGGCCGGCTCGGCCTGCCGGGCGGAGTGCCGACGGCGGACCGCGGCACGACCTCCCGGCTCCGCCGCGGACTCGCACGGTCGCGCCGGGGCTGA
- a CDS encoding VOC family protein, which produces MTEATRRTPGTPCWVSLMVHGLDATQEFYNALFDWEFEPGPQHLGPYVRALLGGKEVAGIGQLPPDRHLPIAWTPYLATEDAHETSESIRCCGGTVAVGPLDAGEAGRLAICSDPVGAVFGVWQAEAHHGTATAGPPGTPVWNELLTYETSSVGKFYRTVFGYEVEPVVSADHDYATLLVDGSPVASLHGVGNALPRDRGPHWMTYFEVADTDAAARLVLQLGGHVLRPPRDAMAGRLALVADPEGAVFTLVRSAAP; this is translated from the coding sequence ATGACCGAGGCGACTCGGCGGACGCCCGGCACACCCTGCTGGGTGAGCCTGATGGTGCACGGGCTTGATGCCACGCAGGAGTTCTACAACGCACTCTTCGACTGGGAGTTCGAGCCCGGTCCCCAGCACCTCGGGCCGTACGTCCGCGCGCTGCTCGGCGGCAAGGAGGTGGCGGGCATCGGCCAGCTGCCGCCCGACCGGCATCTGCCGATCGCCTGGACGCCGTATCTGGCCACCGAGGACGCCCACGAGACGTCGGAGAGCATCCGGTGCTGCGGCGGCACCGTGGCCGTGGGGCCGCTGGACGCGGGCGAGGCCGGCCGGCTGGCGATCTGCTCCGACCCGGTGGGCGCGGTCTTCGGCGTCTGGCAGGCGGAGGCGCACCACGGCACGGCGACGGCGGGCCCGCCCGGGACGCCGGTGTGGAACGAGCTGCTCACCTACGAGACGTCCTCGGTCGGCAAGTTCTACCGGACCGTCTTCGGCTACGAGGTGGAGCCGGTCGTCTCCGCCGACCACGACTACGCCACGCTCCTCGTGGACGGCTCCCCGGTGGCCTCGCTGCACGGCGTCGGCAACGCGCTGCCCCGGGACCGGGGGCCGCACTGGATGACGTACTTCGAGGTCGCCGACACCGACGCGGCCGCCCGGCTGGTGCTCCAGCTCGGCGGGCACGTGCTGCGCCCGCCGCGCGACGCCATGGCGGGGCGGCTCGCCCTGGTGGCGGACCCGGAGGGCGCGGTCTTCACCCTGGTCAGGTCCGCCGCCCCGTGA